The DNA sequence CGGTTGTTCGTCTCcggtggttgagggttgAAGCTGATCGATGGCTGGTGAGTAGAGGAGGGACAAACGGCGGAACTTGTACCGCCCTCTTTATACCTGAGACTGGCGTTTGTTTGTGCCTCTCTGAGTTGATCAATGGTGAAATGGCGATATCCCATGTCTACCTAGTCTCAGACTGTTGGTTCTGAGCCAAGTCAGCCAACGGTAAAATCGTACCACGATAGCCGCTGCGATCGACATGGTGAACTTCTAGTTTCGTGTCACCGCCGTGTGGATGGTGATTTGTTCGAGGAGAAGCTAGGAAGCACTACCTGGGGGAGACGTACAGCCGATGTTGTCGTATTAACTACTTTGAAGACATTTAAAGTTCGAAAAATGATTCTCCATTCGGTGTTAGTAGGATTTTATGTCAAGGTTGATTCCAAGGAACGCGGAGATCTTACGTTTAAGGGCTTATACAACCATGTGAAGTCGAGCAGATGACGAGATTCTCTGATAATACCATGCTCTCTCTCAATACACCCATAAAATCTTCAAAATCCCCATAAAGTTACCTACATCCAAACATCTCCAGAGCCACGATCCCCCGGAAGAAAAGTTGACCATCAACCACAGCAGAAGACCAACATAGCGCCCCAATGGCGGGGAATTGCTATGTACATCAATATCTATCGTCGATCTTTAGGAGCAAAGTAGAGAATGTGAACTTCCTAAAGAGGCTTGTTTTCTCAATCCAATCTCTATGCTTGTTCTCAGTCGATACGTTGCGATGCCAAGGGCTATTAGATTCGGTATAGGCAATTCGACGTCATGTCAAGACTGTCGAACGAGGACACGCGATATGTTTGACTGGGACTTGAGTAAGAAAAGCATCGACAATAGCCAAAAACAATCGGAGATTTTGGGCATTGGCCATTTAGTTTAAGGCCTTTGAGTTTGACTTGTTCAGCTTGTTGGAAGGTGACAGATAAAAATGACAAACAGCTCACCGGTCATCCACACTTTGTTTGATTGTGGTGATGCGGCTACGAAAACCCGGTGGTTTTGGAGTCGAACATGGAAGCTCTCAGGGGTCGAGAGCAACCGAGGTTGGGGACATGCCCTCGGCCAGCAGGCTTACCGCTCGACCATTTGGCCGGTGCAACTGTTCCTTGTTGGAAGATGTGTGCGGGAAGAAATATATATACTGTCGTTAGGAAGGAGCAGCCTGACAGGTTCTCTGACAGCTTCATAACGACGATGTTGTGGCTGGGGCTGGCAAGGCAGGAGTCGTCAATCCTACCCTAACCTACCCAAACTGATACTAATGTATTTAGGAAAACCACGTAGGAGTTTGAAATCAAGAGGACATCACAAAATGGAGTCATCGACCTGATGTCTTGCTGAAAGAGAGGAAAGTACCGAGTGTATGGCAACAAGATGAAAGATAAATACCGTAATTGCACACTCAGCGTAATATTTCACGACCTACAGCGGTCTTGGCATCTTCATTACATAAGCAGCACCCTGCACCTAGAACCCCGGTCCAAGCTTGCCTTGTTGCATGCTGCGCCTTGAAGCTCCAGCATCATCCAgccaacctccaaccagcCGCCGCAACACCATCGAacctgtcgtcgtcgtcaggaACATCAACGATTAATACCACCCCCGAAAcgaccatcatcgccattcGATCAAAAAATTCCATCTCCAATTGAAACACCACCCTTACCTACCCTTCCAAATCgcgcagcaccagcacccctcctccccgtcaacgAAACCAAACATTCACCATGGCCAACGGGTAcgccccttcccacccccaacatttacccccaaaccacccgcAACAACAATGTTATTGCGCAAATAgctaaccaccacccccaagcAGATGGAGCATCTTCATCGGCCTAGCCATCATTCTCGCAATGTGCACCGCCGCCTGGGTCTTTGCCCCCAAGGGTGAGAACCAAGTGTAcgtcttccccctcctcaccccccaccctcccaacctccaactaACCTTCTATCCCCCACAGCCTCTGGcgctcctccctcatcctcgccttcGTCAGCTGCTACCTCATGTGGGCCatcaccttcctcgcccagctTCACCCCCTCATCGAGCCGAGACGGTCCGACATTCGCAAGGAGTTTGTCCACCATTAGACCACATAACCAAAAGCTACAACGAGATGGCACATACAAAACAGATGCAAGCCTCAACACCAGGCTAAAACTATAGGCGGCGAGCAAtaggacgatgatgacgaagaagaagaagggggaggttatTGGCATTGTTGTACGAATACCCACGGCACGGCATTCATAAACAGATTCTTTTTTTGGGGCTGGCGTTTatttgttttcttttgctttttgggcGGCGGTTATAGGACGAACCAGGGGGGACGGGAATGAATCAAGCATTGATAATGGAGGCTTTTGGGAAGAATGACGGCTGGAATTTGTACATTTCGCAAGCGGGCAAGCCCTTCGAAGGCTTAATATCATGAACATGGGGCACACGTCTTTCCCATCAATCCATGTGATAAATACCCAAAAGTCAACGCTTTATTACTTTTACCAAAAAACACTCCCCCTTTATCCCACagccaacctccccgcccAATCTTTTAGATACCCCAATAgcacccccaactcccctaACCCCCGTCCATCACCCCCCATTATCTGGCCCCCTTCCGTCCCTGCCGTCCAAGAATCCACCCCTTCTAACCCGGCAGCccacagcaccaccctccccatcgcccATCTACTTAGCGCCCCTGCCATGGCCAAGAACGCGGCAACGCCGTAGCTGCAGTCGAGCAATATCTTCAACGCCTCGACATTATtagccaccaccgcccaccctAGCGACCTGGCCGCGGCGGGAACGTCATATTCCCATATGACCATCAGAATAGGGAAGAGCTTCGTAGAAGAAGAGACGAGAAGGGCCGTGGAGACAGAGTTTGGACGGGGATACCGGGGTaggatgccgaggaaggggaggggggagaaacgggaggaggtgaggaagcGGATGGATaggtggaaggagagggttgtTAGGGTGCAGAGTAATACTGTTTtcggcatcatcagcatGACTGATTGTTGGGGAATTGGTGGGGACACAGACGGAAAAAGACGTATTGAGTAACAATGGGGCGTTCTGCCAGGCCCTCAGTGTCACTGCTCTGCCTTTCGATCCTAGCCCAGGTGAGGTAGACGTCAAATAGCAGTAACAAAACCCCTAACCGGACGATGCTCGGGGCGAAagcgtcttcttcttttttggggTGGTCGGGATCGGAGgggtcggaggagggggtgttcATCAGTGTGTTGTGGAGTAAATGTCGGTACACCTGCGGTTTTATGAGGACTAAATCGATGAATAGCACCACAAAGTCGTGCTCGACGTATTTGTCGCAGAACCGCCCGCAGTTCTTGCAGACGGTGAGCCGGATGTTGTGGCCGCCCGAGGTGGAgggcttgttggtggtggaggaggtgttgttcGTTCCGCCCTCGCGCCAGAGGGTTTTCACTGGGTGGCGGCATTCGATACAGATTGGCATGGTTGCGGCTGAGAGGGGGTTATCGTGACATTTGAAAGGTTGTGTATAAAGGCAAGGGGTGCGCCGTGGTGCACCGGTTTGTCGTCGTGTAGGAATATTGAATGCGATGGGAAATTGATGATGCTCGATGGTGGTTTGAATGATGGACAGCCGCGATACGCCCCGATAAGGGTTCTTATCAATGACGCAGCTAATCCAGGCATGCGCAGGGAAGCTGGCTGTTGGAAATGCGACCCCTGAATGAACCCTGATGGTCAACCTAGACCCAAGCACTTGtcagagagaaaagagaatgATCCAAAAATCTATTTTGATCCAATAAATCCAATACGCTGCGCCAATTCTTGCTATATACCCTAAACAAGCATTCAAAAGAAcagaaaacaacaaccagcaaTCCGAAATGAAGGGCTCAACCTGCGCAATGCACCACTTGCCAAATTCAAACCCCACTTCCTGAGCTACAGAGATCCTAATCAGCCTTCTtactccctcctctccccctcagtGCAGCTGCCTTTCCAAAACTCCTCCCTGATGGGCCAGCAACAGCCGGACTGCCCAGAGTCCCCCCAAAATTCGGGTCATGCCACCCTctcccgtcatcatcacttccAGTGTTCTCCAATTCTATCAGATCACCCTGTCCGTTACTCCCTCCATGCATCCCGCTCACCCGCCTCGGTCCCAGAATAGGCGTGACGTTCCCCGATTTTGCAAGTTCGACACCCTTCTCGATAGCGCCTCTCAGCCAGGTTTCCACAGCAAGAGCCGCCTTATCGAGACCTGTCCCTTGTCTGCTCATGGCAGAGGTGTCCTGGCCCTCTCCAAACGGGCTCTCCGCAATGGTAACCGGCGCATTAGCATCGTTGGTGAAGCCAAACCGAGCCCTTTCCATGCCCATGGCCGACATGGAAGGCAAAGAGTCAAAGTTGAATCCAGGAACATTCTTCTTAGCCCAATCGTTGAGAGGGTCTTTTTGTGGCCCAGGGGCTCGCACATTTCTGCCGAGCGAGCCTACACCTCCTGGACGGCGCATCCATGCCGGTCGGGGATCATTATCGCTGGTGGTAGCTGTCGGGTTTGATTGGGTGGGTAGGTTTCCATGAGAGGATGCAATCGGAGAACGGGTGGACAACAGCGAAGGGCGCCGAGAAGAGGGACTTTTTGGGCTTCCAATATTTGGCTCGGAAACACTGGTGTTGGGGGCATCAACTGAAGCTCGAGGCGTTGACAAAGATGACATGGTGTGAGTGCTTTTTTTCCTGCGAGGAGGAAAGTACCCAAGCGACCTCCGAGAAACTCTGGCAACTTCGactgggtgaggatgggaatCGATTGATACCCACCGTACATGGGTCCATGGCCGGTCGTCGTCGCCTGACTGTGATTGTTGCTCCAGCTGGTTACTATTTCCTGGATTCGAGAAAAAGTCGCCTCCATTGGTTGGCTGCCCCCATGGATCTGTTGTGTCTGGTGTTCGTGCCAACAGGTCAACCTTCGCTGCTGGGTCGACTGGTGCTTCACAAGTCTTGCCCCTGACCTCACACGCATCCACCGGCATCATCAAATATTTCCTGACCTGGATTCCATCTCTTGACCAGAGCCCGTTGGCCTTTCGAAAAGCATCCTCTCGACATTTGTATTTCAGTACCACCCCGGCATACGTGTCTGTTGGTTGGACGTGGTGAATGTAAACCAAGTGTTCCTCCGTTTCGTCATTCAATACCGTCCTGCGCAAATCCTCATCcgaccccttcttcttgaacttTCTACCAAAATCCAAACCCCCATTCACACCTTCGTGGCTTTCAAGAATACTAGCAGTCCTCATCGCTTTCAGTCTGGCATCCCTCTTGGCCAATGTTCCAGTGCCAATCTCGTCGGAGCGGGGTCTGGTCTCACCCGGCGGCGCGGGGCCCCATGTGTTTGTGGCATCACCTCGACCGCCGCCTTGCCCCCCCTTTGCCCTGTTCCCGTTTGTTTGTGGTCGGTGCGACTCTCCGTTGATAAAAGACTCCCCGCCTGCAATCAATGTGGTGGCAAGGTTCTGGACCGAGGCCCAGCTTGGCGCCCAAGTGCCTCCTAACAAACCCGCGCCTTGTCCTGAACTTCCTTTTGTGCTGGGACGATTCCGCGCAACTTCTGTTCTTGCATCATTTCTGCCTGTTACTGAGCCAATATGTGCGGCGGGAATCGGAGTCGCACCACGGCTGGTAGACCGACTGGAAGAGTTGTCGGGGTCGTCTTTGTAACTGGCTTGGTGCCGGTTTCGTGGCCGAATAGAGCTGGAGTCGGAATCccgggaggcggcgggcagCAGTGTGCTCGAAGAGGCCCGCTGCGAGGGGTTCATTGCATCGGGTATCGCTCCGGTGaagccgctgctgctgctaacCTCGACGATGCGCCGCGATGACGGTATAAGAGATAGGGCATGGAATTATGACTGGAACTGTGGAACCATTGAGTTGCGGCGAAAGGTGAATACAGTCGTAGCAGCTCAACGGACGACTGCAGGACGTTGGGAGACGATGTTGTTTAGGCGGTGGTTGGAATTGCAGCGACCTGTCCTTGATCTGTGACGCCGAAGGCCCAAAAGCAAACCCGCTAAGTTTCAATTAATTAATTACGCCGTGGCCTGGTAGCGAGTGCATTTGGTGAAGAGATCGTGAGAAAGACGGTGGCGCATGGAGAAATATCTTGGCCGGTACAAGGGAGAGTTCCTGTTCGCGCACATTCAGCAGCAAGGCGTCTCTTCGTTGCTGTGAGAGACGGAGAGATGCTGCggtgggaggtgatgggttgCGTCGGCCAGGTTCCCCCCTCGGACCACTGCGTTCCAGCGTTCCTAGCCACTGCGCCGGGGCCACCCCTGCGAAGCCGTTCGTTTGACCAAAGTGGCCAATCAGTGCCAAGGATCACCCAACGGCATCAAGTGCCTTGGACCTCACCTCTACCGGGGCATGACTTACACGACTGCGATCTCTCTTCCCTCCGGCTACTTTTCAGTCCCTGATATCTATGAAAAGAACCTCCATAGCCACAAGGAAACATGTTTGTCCTCTATCATGTCAGGCCGACAAAGCTCTTCTACTCAAGCCTCACGCTTGCTCTTCTTATTCATGCTTACCTTCCACCGAGCAGGTCCACACACATTTCAGCCAATCTTGTTTATGAGGAGAATCCAAATTATGTTGATATTACGATGGACTACTCTACTGCCGGCAAATTCATAGTCTCTCCTACCCTAGGACAATATCTCTCAAATATCCTTCTATCAGGCGCCCAAATCATCAGCCAGCAACATGCACTTATCCATTATCAAAACAAGGACGCAAGTCCCGGATAACTGCATCCTCCATAGAACACGCCAAGATTCTACGCACtgaccaccctcccctcaagTGGGTGGGGTTGATTGGAAGCTGACAGTTGCAAGTGCGGGGCGACACCCTGAGGAAAGTAAACAAATATTCTTGTGTTTTTGCGGAGCGACCGCGGCTTGACCTGATTTGACGAACTCTCGATTTgcgacaacgacgaccttttctcctccccgacACTACCTGACCATCACCAGCGGGCACCGGGGATTTCTGCATACAAATCAACGCCACCATGAGGGTGACGGAACTAATTATCGATGTGAGTTTCACCGCCCAGGCTTTCTCTTGCTTGTCGTTGCTCTCCAACATTGGGCACCGCTAACCAGTTGTCgcatcaccaaaacaacagGGCTTCAAGTCCTACGCCGTCCGCACCGTAATCTCGGGCTGGGACGAATCCTTCaactccatcaccggccTCAACGGCTCGGGAAAATCCAACATCCTCGACGCCATCTGCTTCGTCCTTGGCatcacccacctctccaccgtcCGCGCGCAAAACCTCCAGGATCTCATCTACAAGCGCGGCCAGGCCGGCGTGACAAAGGCCAGCGTCACCATTGTGTTCGACAACAAAGACAAGAAGCGATCGCCCATCGGCTTCGAGGAATACGCCACCATCTCGGTAACGCGACAGATCGTGCTGGGGGGCACGACGAAATACCTGATCAATGGCCACCGCGCGCAGCAGCAGACGGTGCAGAACCTGTTTCAGAGTGTAcagctcaacatcaacaaccccaacttcTTGATTATGCAAGGTCGGATTACAAAGGTGCTGAACAtgaaggcggtggagattCTGGCCAtgattgaggaggcggcggggacGAGGATGTTTGAGGATAGGAGGGATAAGGCGTTCAAGACGATGGCGAAGAAGGATCTGAAGCTGCAGGAGATTACAGAGCTGCTGCGGGATGAGATTGAGCCaaagttggagaagctgaggACGGAGAAGAGGGCGTTTTTGGACTTTCAGCAGACACAGAATGATCTCGAGAGGTTAACGAGGATAGTGGTGGCGCATGACTATGTCGTGTGTCaggagaagctgaagcagTCGGGGTCGGATCTAGAGGTGAAGAAGCAACGGCAGAAGGATCTGGAGGCTTcggcggagaggttgaagagcgAGATTTCAAATTTGGAAGAGGATGTGGAAAGAGTAAAGGCGCAGAGGGATAAGGAGTTGAGGAAAGGAGGAAAGGCGCaggcgctggaggaggcggtcaagAAGTACTCGAACGAGCTTGTACGGCTAGCTACGGTGATCGACCTGAAGCGGACCAgtctggcggaggaggaggaaagaaagattcaggctgagaaggctgtTACCGAGCTGGAGGCGACACTGCAGGAAAAGACCAAGGCGTATGAGAAGACCAAGGCTAAATACGACACAGCGAAGGATGCGGTGGAAAAGCAGAGTCAGGAGGTGGAATCCAAGGAGGAACTGCTGCAGACGCTGCAAACCGGTGTTGCATCCAAGGAAGGCCAGGAGAGTGGTTATCAGGGTCAATTACAAGATGCGAGGAACCGGGTGACTGCTGCTACGacggagcaggagcaggccaagatcaagattgCGCATTTGGAGAAGCGGAtaaaggaggaggaaccgCGAGCAAAGAAGGCCAAAGAGGCAAACGCTGGGCTGTTGAACGAGTTGGAAGGGCTCAAGGTGCAGGCTCAGAGGCTGGAAaaggagctggccaagcTTGGGTTCCAACCAGGGTCAGAAGGCGAGCTGTACAAACAGGAAAGTCAGCTCCAACAGATCATTCGTAATCTGCGCCAAGAGTCGGATGCTCTGAAGCGCAAGGTTGCCAATATCGATTTCAACTATGCGGATCCAGTGCCAAACTTTGATCGCTCCAAGGTCAAGGGTTTGGTGGCTCAGCTGTTCACTCTCGACAAGCAGTTCATTCAGGCTGGTACGGCTCTGGAGATTTGCGCTGGCGGTCGTCTCTACAACGTTGTTGTGGATACTGAGGTTACTGGTACACAGCTCCTGCAGGGCGGTAGGTTGCGGAAGCGCGTTACCATCATTCCCCTAAACAAGATTGCTGCGTTCAAGGCCTCTGCTCAGACAGTTGCCACGGCGCAAAAAATCTGCCCGGGGAGGGTCGACTTGGCTTTGTCTCTTGTCGGTTATGACGAGGAGGTCTCGAGGGCGATGGAGTACGTCTTTGGCAACACGCTCATTTGCGCGGATGCCGAGACTGCCAAGAAGGTGACTTTCGACCCCAACGTCAGGATGCGCAGTATTACTCTCGAAGGCGATGCCTATGACCCCTCGGGTACCCTTTCCGGCGGCAGCGCTCCCAACTCCAGCGGTGTCTTGGTGACCCTGCAAAAGCTCAACGAGATCACCAGACAGCTCAAGGAAGCCGAGGCCAACTTGGGCTTGCTTCATAATCACATCGCCCGTGAGAAGTCCAAGCTCGACcaggccaagaagatcaagcaggAGCTCGACCTCAAGTCCCACGAGAtcaagcttgccgaggagcAAATCAGCGGAAACTCTGCTTCGTCCATCATCCAGGATGTCCAAAACATGAAGGAGACGATTGGCCAGCTCAAGGAGTCTATTGTCGAGGCTAAGCAGCGACAGGTGGAGGCCTCGGCTGACGTCAAGCGCATCGAGAAGGACATGAAGGActttgacaacaacaaggacgGTAAACTGGAGGAACTGCAGAAAACGGTCAACAGCCTCCGTGCTTCGGTCGCCAAGATGCAAACCTCGCTCAAGACTCTGCAGAAAGAGCTGCAAAACGCCCAGCTGGACTCTGAGCAAGTCTCTGCTGACTTGGCCGCCGCCAGGGAGCAAGTGCAGGAGATTGATCTGGCTATTGCCTCGCAGCAGGAGGAACTCACCGCCCTGGCCTCCAAGGCTGAAACGATCAAGACCACCCATGACGAAGCCCAGTCCGAACTTGATGCGGAAAGGCGGAAACTCTCTGTGTTTGACTCGGAGCTCAAGTCTCTTGAACAGGCCACCCGCTCCAAGACCTCGCGCattgccgaggagaagcttgAGCTTCAGAAGTTGGGCCATCAGATTGAGAAATTCGGCAAGGAGTCACAGTCTGCACTGGCGCATATCCAAGCCTTGGAAAAGGAACACGAGTGGATCCCCGACGCAAAGGATCAGTTTGGTCGTCCCGGCACGCCCTATGATTTTAGGGGACAGAATTCTAATATTTCAGAGCTGAAGGCCACGGAGAGGAACctgagggagaggagccaggggttgaggaagaagatcaACCCCAAGGTGATGAACATGATCGACAgcgtggagaagaaggaggtggcgCTGAAGCACATGATGAAGACGGTGATGAGGGATAAGAGAAAGATTGAGGAGACGATTGTGAGTCTGGATGACTATAAGAAgagggcgttggaggagacgTGGAGGAAGGTGAATGGGGACTTTGGGGCCATTTTCGAGGAGCTCCTCCCTGGGTCTTTTGCGAAATTAGACCCACCAGAAGGGAAGACGATTAgtgatgggttggaggtgaaggTTTGTCTTGGGAAGGTGTGGAAGGAGAGTCTGACGGAGTTGTCCGGTGGTCAGAGGTATGTATTCTTTTTGGTATGAAACGGGATGTGTGCTGACGGAACATTAGATCGCTCATTGCACTTAGTCTGATCATGGCGCTGCTGCAGTTTAAGCCGGCGCCGATGTATATTTTGGATGAGGTTGACGCCGCGTTGGATTTGTCGCATACGCAGAACATTGGAAGGCTGATCAAGACGAGGTTCAAGGGGAGTCAGTTTATTGTTGTGAGCTTGAAGGATGGGATGTTTCAGAATGCGAATAGGATTTTTAGGACGAGGTTTAGTGAGGGGACTAGTATGGTGCAGGCTTTGACGCCGGCGGATTTGAGGTGAGAAGTGTGTTTATGAATGAGGTTGGGATGGGTgtttggagtttgggagggtggggtgggaaagCATGGATGGCTGGATACaaagggatggatgggttgctttttgtttgtttggttttCTGTTTGTTGATATGGGGATGGGAGTGGTAGATATGATGAATGACTTTTCAAGTTGTACACGATATCATAGTATGTGTGAGTTTGGCCGTGGCTGTGTTTAGTGGGATACATTGTATTTTGTCTTGATTGTCATTTCGTTGGTGTGTCTACGTTGTTGACTGCAAATAATCATAGGACAGGCTATATTCCTTCGTCTGAACACCCGTCTGCAGCATATATGTGTTGGGTTTATGTAGGTAAACAACGTGATGTAACCGACTGACAAATGTCAGCTGTCTTTGGGTGGAAGTTGGCAGAGGCAAAACGGCTTTGTCTGTGAAGTGATTGTCTTGTATTATTACACAAAATCTACTCTGCATATACAAGGAACTTTTGTCTCTCTGTCACCATCTATCCCCTGTTCTTGCCAATATCCAGATCGCCTTATGGTTCTATATATCTTCTCCGCCCCCTCTcaaaccatcctccccaactgACTCTCTCTATCATCACCCACTCTCCCTCTCATCTCAATCAGTGCCCAGGCTCTCTTACTGATTAATATACCTATGCCCgcccctctctcccacctccacactcatcccaacctcaacccagcTCTCCaatttctcctccccatcaaacaaGGGCGTCAACTGCATCCCCAAACACCCCTTCAGCCTCGCCCCCTCATCCACATCCCTCAGCTTCCTCAAGCTCCTATCCGGCTCAACCGGATGCCTAAACCCACTATCCTGATTCACATTCGGCATCTTGCACCTCACCGTCCGGCACGACACATGAAAagttgcagcagcaggcttgctcttctccccctcggcatcatcaccCTTCTTAAAACTAACCTTTTTCCACGTCTCCTCATCAtaaggggggttgttttccTCGGGACCGTCGACTAAGAAAGAAATCGGGGGTGTCAGTGGCTGTGGGGCCACGCTTCCAGGGGAGGGGGAACAGTAAACGCCGCAAAGAAAAAtaagacaagaaaaaaagggtgTGTGTGGAGTAGCGAGCGGCTCAAGAGACAACACCGCGGGGAAGAAAAGGTACAGTAGCAGGgggggaaagaagagaaaagaaaaaaagtctCGTCGTCCCGAGTCCACTTCAGCCCATTGTCAAAACTCTCCCCCCAGCCCAGAAAAACTCCCCGCTTTCCGTGCTTCCGTGAAACAAACCAACAGGGTCCAGGGGACTCGAAACAACAGTCTTGATGataacagcaacaaaaaaggagaaaaaaaaagtatCGAAACATACCAATGATGTTGGCGCGAAACCTCCGCGCGTCCAAGTCTTGTTCGAGATTCTCGTCTTTAGTGATCTTGGCGCTGAAGTCGCGGATGCTGGAGAGGTTAAGGAGATGTAGTGGATACTGCCGCAAATGGCCGTGTTAGAAAACAACACAAAAAAGTCACACCCATCGTCAGCCCCTCTTTCTTAGTTGATTTGCGCGAgtgagtggtggtgtgtttCATCACCAAAAAGTCTGTGGGTAGGACGGTAAATCGAACCACGCTCTTCATTCACAAGCCAAAAAATGccgaagggaggggagggaggggggtgtgcAGAGAGtaaaaaaatgaaaaaaatatgagagataaaaaaaaacaaaagctTACAGCATCCTGAAATCCAGTCACAGGCTGGTaacccgcctcctccctccccggcgCACACCTATGCACCTCTCTCAATCGGCCCGGGTCGACTCGAAAAAGCCCGAGCCTGTTGCTCACCCCCAGGTACAGCGCCAACTCCCGAGGTAGGTCCTTTTCCATGTTCAGCGCCGACACCACGTCCTTCCAAATCCTGACCTCTTCCCTCTCGTACCCTTGGGACTCAATCTCGTCTTGCGATGGGAAACTCACCGGGAGGACAAGCTGCTTCTGCGGGACCGCACCGCGGCCCCATGCGAGCTTGGCGGCCACCCAGCTGACGACCCCGCGGAGGCCTGGCTCTTGCCAGGGGAAGCTGATGAGGAGAAAGGAGTCTTTGATGCTGGCGTCCGAGTAGAGCGGTTTACCCCGGGCTTTGACCGGGTCCGGGCTGAAAAGCTCCACGGTGACGGTGGCTAGGAGGGGAAACTGCCGCTGGGTGATGAATTCCCAGCTTTCTTGAGGCTGGAGCTTGTCTTCTGCTGACGATGGGTTGGTGCtgagaggaaaaggggatTTGAGTTGAGCAAAGGTGTAGAGGCGGTCAAACTCCAGGCCGTAGGGGAGTACCTTGCTCGAGGTGAGTTGGATGCCTTTGCATGACTTGACTGGGTAGATCCATAGCTGGTCGATGGTGGtttttgatggtgaggttgtagtagtcttcttcttgctttTGGTGTGCTTCACACCGATGGGCGAATGTGTTTCAAGCAGTGCATCGCGCTGTGATGGGGGTATGGGGGGAAAGTAGATGAACAGAGGCAAGAGGAAAACGGTAATGGTGGAAATCAACAGGAGAAGGCCGGTAGCGTCAATGACTGGGCCGCTCCGCAGCAACACCGAGTCCGGGTCCTGGTCCATTTGTTGCCGAATTTGTCGGTCGGTCGGCCGGACGTCTGCACGATATCTTGTGGCCGTCTGCTGCTTGAATAAttattgttttttttttgttttttttcggCGGTTGACCGTTCGGTTGCAGTTGGCAGCTTCCCGGCGTGGCGGTTGGTGTCACCGACTTGCGCGCCCCCAACGTCTCACTTGGGACCGAATTACCTAATAACACGTCTTATTCACTAGCTGGCCATTAATTAGGTACtatccaccacaacccaaaATCCT is a window from the Podospora pseudocomata strain CBS 415.72m chromosome 6, whole genome shotgun sequence genome containing:
- the SMC2 gene encoding Structural maintenance of chromosomes protein 2 (EggNog:ENOG503NUZ3; COG:B; COG:D) codes for the protein MRVTELIIDGFKSYAVRTVISGWDESFNSITGLNGSGKSNILDAICFVLGITHLSTVRAQNLQDLIYKRGQAGVTKASVTIVFDNKDKKRSPIGFEEYATISVTRQIVLGGTTKYLINGHRAQQQTVQNLFQSVQLNINNPNFLIMQGRITKVLNMKAVEILAMIEEAAGTRMFEDRRDKAFKTMAKKDLKLQEITELLRDEIEPKLEKLRTEKRAFLDFQQTQNDLERLTRIVVAHDYVVCQEKLKQSGSDLEVKKQRQKDLEASAERLKSEISNLEEDVERVKAQRDKELRKGGKAQALEEAVKKYSNELVRLATVIDLKRTSLAEEEERKIQAEKAVTELEATLQEKTKAYEKTKAKYDTAKDAVEKQSQEVESKEELLQTLQTGVASKEGQESGYQGQLQDARNRVTAATTEQEQAKIKIAHLEKRIKEEEPRAKKAKEANAGLLNELEGLKVQAQRLEKELAKLGFQPGSEGELYKQESQLQQIIRNLRQESDALKRKVANIDFNYADPVPNFDRSKVKGLVAQLFTLDKQFIQAGTALEICAGGRLYNVVVDTEVTGTQLLQGGRLRKRVTIIPLNKIAAFKASAQTVATAQKICPGRVDLALSLVGYDEEVSRAMEYVFGNTLICADAETAKKVTFDPNVRMRSITLEGDAYDPSGTLSGGSAPNSSGVLVTLQKLNEITRQLKEAEANLGLLHNHIAREKSKLDQAKKIKQELDLKSHEIKLAEEQISGNSASSIIQDVQNMKETIGQLKESIVEAKQRQVEASADVKRIEKDMKDFDNNKDGKLEELQKTVNSLRASVAKMQTSLKTLQKELQNAQLDSEQVSADLAAAREQVQEIDLAIASQQEELTALASKAETIKTTHDEAQSELDAERRKLSVFDSELKSLEQATRSKTSRIAEEKLELQKLGHQIEKFGKESQSALAHIQALEKEHEWIPDAKDQFGRPGTPYDFRGQNSNISELKATERNLRERSQGLRKKINPKVMNMIDSVEKKEVALKHMMKTVMRDKRKIEETIVSLDDYKKRALEETWRKVNGDFGAIFEELLPGSFAKLDPPEGKTISDGLEVKVCLGKVWKESLTELSGGQRSLIALSLIMALLQFKPAPMYILDEVDAALDLSHTQNIGRLIKTRFKGSQFIVVSLKDGMFQNANRIFRTRFSEGTSMVQALTPADLR
- a CDS encoding hypothetical protein (COG:S; EggNog:ENOG503NV4G); the protein is MDQDPDSVLLRSGPVIDATGLLLLISTITVFLLPLFIYFPPIPPSQRDALLETHSPIGVKHTKSKKKTTTTSPSKTTIDQLWIYPVKSCKGIQLTSSKVLPYGLEFDRLYTFAQLKSPFPLSTNPSSAEDKLQPQESWEFITQRQFPLLATVTVELFSPDPVKARGKPLYSDASIKDSFLLISFPWQEPGLRGVVSWVAAKLAWGRGAVPQKQLVLPVSFPSQDEIESQGYEREEVRIWKDVVSALNMEKDLPRELALYLGVSNRLGLFRVDPGRLREVHRCAPGREEAGYQPVTGFQDAYPLHLLNLSSIRDFSAKITKDENLEQDLDARRFRANIIVDGPEENNPPYDEETWKKVSFKKGDDAEGEKSKPAAATFHVSCRTVRCKMPNVNQDSGFRHPVEPDRSLRKLRDVDEGARLKGCLGMQLTPLFDGEEKLESWVEVGMSVEVGERGGHRYINQ